The following are from one region of the Fibrobacter sp. genome:
- a CDS encoding ATP-binding cassette domain-containing protein: protein MQSFRLVNVESDKPFTIGRKSDNSLVLDNLMVSRYHAVLERVNEKWFLTNLTKNSVTQVNGKNVDPKTEDSVGKPAEIADGDVIQVGPLQLKVAFKGSKLSLLLMESADQEISVTKALTEKWTAIETDEVDIPKGVEAKICAGQKVAGNCNGNCAALKFKEALTNAQGKSIKQTKLAQGEVLRLPSCEMEFDGASLVCRNRPHGFDVCVKNLDVFAGKKQLLHDVNFNLQAGEILAIIGRSGQGKSTLLRLLQGIHRSGESSEVRIGSLDYRNAEIRKHIAFLEQDPELRKDLTVRETLLDGGRVSMNKQDFKQNAQGRLEKFCELFGLSDRMDNAVKTLSGGESRRAALARELMGNPGLIILDEPLSGLDPFNSKILCSHLKQLSFLGHTIILTTHSYEALEIANKVLVLHQGEQGFFGSPEESYRYFETRDPEKILASLNDETSLHWKKTFEEKKVQETMATQVSPTLKENKDKVNFCFPKTNLSSMFFYKVALTAKQWFRDKGKFIALLIQPLVIGFLFSQIFSSLTSLWIVAFAVILSANWLALSLSIREIVQEKEILRGEFRKGVSVLTTVTAKLFLPTLVAWLQTLIVYLFVSIRTQVHASPAQLLLVVAAMIIPPVTVGLTVSAFSKNAGQANALLPLLIIPQVALAGALVPLDQMLPIGRGLSNVIWSRYNQNSLLNLLLERQDPIENILAALAIALGCYIVMVIKIHCSKKAK, encoded by the coding sequence ATGCAATCATTTCGACTGGTAAACGTAGAGTCTGACAAGCCTTTTACCATAGGCCGCAAGTCGGACAACAGCCTGGTTCTGGACAACCTGATGGTGTCCAGGTATCATGCCGTATTGGAACGTGTCAACGAGAAATGGTTTCTGACGAACCTTACCAAAAACAGCGTCACACAAGTCAACGGAAAAAACGTTGATCCTAAAACGGAAGATTCCGTAGGCAAGCCTGCTGAAATTGCGGACGGTGACGTAATTCAGGTGGGGCCGCTCCAGCTGAAGGTTGCCTTCAAGGGAAGCAAGCTTTCCCTGTTGCTGATGGAATCTGCGGACCAGGAAATTTCCGTTACCAAGGCGCTGACAGAAAAATGGACAGCCATCGAAACTGATGAAGTGGACATCCCCAAAGGCGTTGAAGCAAAGATTTGCGCAGGACAGAAAGTCGCAGGAAACTGCAACGGGAACTGCGCCGCCTTGAAGTTTAAGGAAGCGTTGACCAACGCTCAGGGCAAAAGCATCAAGCAGACCAAGCTTGCACAAGGCGAAGTATTGCGTTTACCCAGCTGCGAAATGGAATTCGACGGGGCGTCTTTAGTTTGCAGGAATCGTCCCCACGGGTTCGATGTCTGCGTGAAGAATCTGGATGTTTTCGCCGGCAAGAAGCAGTTGCTTCACGACGTGAACTTCAATTTGCAGGCGGGTGAAATTCTCGCCATCATCGGACGATCCGGCCAGGGCAAGTCTACGTTACTCCGCCTGCTGCAAGGCATTCACAGGAGCGGTGAAAGTTCCGAGGTCCGCATCGGTTCCCTGGATTACAGGAATGCGGAAATCCGCAAGCATATTGCATTCCTAGAGCAGGACCCGGAACTGCGTAAGGACTTGACCGTCCGCGAAACCCTTCTGGACGGTGGACGCGTCTCCATGAACAAGCAGGACTTCAAGCAGAACGCCCAAGGGCGGCTTGAAAAGTTCTGCGAACTTTTCGGGCTGAGCGACCGCATGGACAACGCCGTCAAAACGCTCAGCGGCGGCGAATCCCGCCGCGCCGCCCTCGCCCGCGAACTCATGGGGAACCCAGGCCTTATCATCCTGGACGAACCGCTGTCCGGCCTGGACCCGTTCAACTCCAAGATCCTCTGCTCCCACCTCAAGCAGCTTTCCTTCCTTGGCCACACCATCATCTTGACCACCCACAGCTACGAAGCTCTGGAAATTGCAAACAAGGTTCTGGTCCTTCACCAAGGTGAACAAGGCTTCTTCGGAAGCCCCGAGGAATCTTACCGCTACTTCGAGACCCGCGACCCAGAAAAAATTCTCGCCAGTCTCAACGACGAAACTTCCCTCCACTGGAAAAAAACTTTCGAAGAAAAGAAAGTCCAGGAAACCATGGCCACCCAGGTCAGCCCCACACTTAAAGAAAACAAGGACAAGGTCAATTTCTGTTTCCCGAAAACAAACCTTTCCTCCATGTTCTTCTACAAGGTGGCACTCACCGCAAAACAGTGGTTCCGAGACAAGGGCAAGTTTATCGCCCTGCTGATCCAGCCTCTCGTAATCGGCTTCTTGTTCTCCCAGATTTTCTCCAGTCTCACCTCCCTTTGGATCGTGGCCTTTGCCGTTATCCTTTCCGCCAACTGGTTGGCCCTATCCCTTTCCATTCGAGAAATCGTCCAGGAAAAGGAAATCCTCCGAGGCGAATTCCGCAAAGGCGTTTCTGTACTTACCACCGTTACCGCAAAACTGTTCCTGCCCACTTTGGTGGCGTGGCTCCAGACTTTAATCGTCTACCTGTTTGTCAGCATCCGCACCCAGGTTCACGCCTCCCCCGCCCAGCTCCTGCTGGTGGTGGCCGCCATGATTATCCCGCCGGTTACCGTGGGCCTTACCGTCAGCGCTTTCTCCAAGAACGCAGGCCAGGCAAACGCTTTGCTCCCGCTCCTGATTATTCCTCAGGTGGCTTTAGCCGGAGCCTTGGTACCGCTGGACCAGATGCTTCCCATCGGACGCGGCCTTTCCAACGTGATTTGGTCCCGTTACAACCAGAATTCCCTTTTAAATCTGTTACTTGAGCGCCAAGACCCCATTGAAAACATCCTGGCCGCACTCGCTATCGCATTAGGTTGTTATATTGTGATGGTAATTAAGATTCACTGTTCCAAAAAAGCAAAATGA
- a CDS encoding pyridoxal phosphate-dependent aminotransferase produces the protein MKNLSNRTLNIAASLTVAIDTLAKQMIADGKDVVSLGAGEPDFPTPEPIREAACKAINDGKTRYTAPVGIMEVRKAVAKKLKDENGLDYKPEQIIMTSGAKHAVFNSLAALINPGDEVIIPAPYWVTYPELVKWLGGTPVFVQATKDAKFKITAEQLRAACTDKTKAILLNNPCNPTGAVYTKAELAELAKVIVEKDIYCISDEVYEYFVYDTEFASAAAFPGMAERTIVINGFSKSHCMTGWRIGYDAAPAEIAKIIGKIQGQATHHPSNVAQYAALGALEMDKSNVEAMQKAFRKRRDYMLARTAEILPVPAHAPEGAFYLFAPVDCFYGKKSPEGKVIGGSIELCEYLLQSQGLAIVPGAAFGDDTCVRFSYAASDETLAKACDRFIAGLKSLQD, from the coding sequence ATGAAAAACCTCTCCAATAGAACTTTGAATATTGCAGCATCCCTCACCGTTGCCATCGATACCTTGGCAAAGCAGATGATCGCCGACGGCAAGGACGTGGTAAGCCTGGGCGCAGGTGAACCGGATTTTCCCACACCGGAACCAATCCGTGAAGCCGCCTGCAAGGCCATCAACGACGGCAAGACTCGCTACACCGCTCCCGTGGGTATCATGGAAGTCCGCAAGGCTGTTGCAAAGAAGTTGAAGGACGAGAACGGACTGGACTACAAGCCGGAACAGATTATTATGACCAGCGGCGCAAAGCACGCCGTATTCAATTCTCTTGCTGCACTCATTAACCCGGGTGACGAAGTGATCATCCCCGCCCCTTACTGGGTGACCTATCCGGAGCTGGTGAAGTGGCTTGGCGGTACTCCCGTGTTTGTGCAGGCTACTAAGGATGCAAAATTCAAGATTACTGCAGAACAGCTTCGTGCCGCATGCACCGACAAGACCAAGGCCATCCTTCTGAACAACCCCTGCAACCCCACTGGTGCAGTCTACACCAAGGCTGAACTTGCTGAACTTGCAAAGGTCATTGTGGAAAAGGACATCTACTGCATTTCTGACGAAGTCTACGAATACTTTGTCTACGACACCGAATTTGCATCTGCAGCCGCATTCCCCGGCATGGCAGAACGTACCATCGTCATCAACGGTTTCTCCAAGTCTCACTGCATGACTGGTTGGCGAATCGGTTACGATGCAGCTCCTGCTGAAATCGCAAAGATTATCGGCAAGATCCAGGGCCAGGCAACTCACCATCCCAGCAACGTGGCACAGTACGCCGCTCTGGGCGCTCTTGAAATGGACAAGTCCAACGTGGAAGCCATGCAGAAGGCTTTCCGCAAGCGTCGCGACTACATGCTGGCTCGTACCGCAGAAATTCTGCCGGTTCCCGCCCACGCACCGGAAGGCGCATTCTATCTCTTTGCTCCCGTAGATTGCTTCTACGGCAAGAAGTCTCCCGAAGGCAAGGTGATCGGCGGTTCCATTGAACTTTGCGAATACTTGCTGCAGAGCCAGGGCTTGGCCATTGTGCCGGGCGCCGCATTCGGCGACGACACCTGCGTTCGTTTCTCCTACGCAGCAAGCGACGAAACCTTGGCTAAGGCTTGCGACAGATTTATCGCTGGCCTCAAGAGCTTGCAAGACTAA
- a CDS encoding MMPL family transporter produces the protein MFSLVAKIIKQIALYPRLILGVFTILAILSIYPIEHLRWEIQLQDTLKGIGTQQDYEAIEKNFGGLGSLTIVLQSEDSLANHQLAEKFAKAFENDSLVHFIEWTADFDFFKKNRLLYASENDLAEVLNHIDSIKQKEILKNNPLFVSLETEDATTDSATTNATDSTYASVPDSVDLSEEVSVIQNIEEKYFRNLQQSFSNSDGTVRVIDIYPTHSISDLQANRALYHKAKSFLEGEENTKHIRVLYTGKVYDSIQTGRMLLPEAKQAGRFAALIILLLLILHFYKQPQLIIISAIPIALPVLFTMAIAFFLYGRISLFTLSLWLLLPGHACQIITHVFTRYFHEREKNLGPTLSTESAILGIIPSVTASSLIMAGLFISLVLVPLPGLQEFGILGAIGSLLNLAVCPLISTALLQFLQRKKPFLVHVPVYVKRRTIKMLPNKVNWAIIIILSAVSLFGIIYSGVNLKFLYDFKQTEIQHNQQEVMNLIKETGFSPYDPVIVMLPDSSYNDDMMQNFQHLQDRGSVPDLGRIYTQYQFLPKESSNKREQIERLRELVDDDVLSAIGSKDSASVVEMLYNYENDVKEFELSENIRRKFSDKNRNSGVFAFIIPNVDANNGLACRRINKQVRQLEGVQDKKFKICGTTILRASVLDLILANIDKSIALGTILLWFVLLLFYNKLSRAFFTMLPSIFALSWVTVAVYMFNIHISAYSSVAFVLLIGASVDGSLQLWDSYYEKQDGTALTILQTKFSSVLFAQLAALIGSFALLFSSHPGIKSIGQISMIGMICIFVSQFSIYPLIAGALDQYRLRKKARKENEKPLQ, from the coding sequence ATGTTTTCTCTCGTCGCTAAAATCATCAAACAAATTGCCCTATATCCGAGGCTAATTTTAGGTGTTTTTACCATTTTAGCGATTTTGAGCATCTATCCCATTGAACATCTAAGATGGGAAATCCAGCTTCAGGACACACTCAAGGGCATCGGCACTCAGCAAGATTACGAAGCTATCGAAAAGAATTTTGGCGGTCTGGGAAGCCTCACCATCGTATTACAATCGGAAGACAGCCTCGCCAACCATCAGTTGGCAGAAAAATTTGCAAAGGCTTTTGAAAACGATTCTCTGGTTCATTTTATTGAATGGACCGCAGACTTTGACTTTTTTAAAAAGAATCGCCTTCTCTACGCCAGCGAAAACGACCTAGCCGAAGTCTTGAACCATATCGACAGCATCAAGCAAAAGGAAATTCTCAAGAACAACCCTCTGTTCGTTTCTCTTGAAACCGAAGATGCAACAACAGATAGCGCCACCACCAACGCAACCGACAGCACTTATGCAAGCGTTCCCGACAGCGTTGACCTTAGCGAAGAAGTTTCTGTCATCCAGAACATCGAAGAGAAGTATTTCAGAAACCTCCAGCAGAGTTTCTCAAATTCCGACGGCACAGTCCGTGTCATAGACATCTACCCCACCCACTCCATTTCTGACCTGCAGGCAAACCGAGCCCTCTATCACAAAGCAAAGAGTTTCCTGGAAGGTGAGGAAAATACAAAGCACATTCGAGTTCTTTACACCGGCAAGGTTTACGATTCTATCCAAACCGGAAGAATGTTGTTGCCCGAGGCTAAGCAGGCAGGACGATTCGCCGCCCTCATCATTTTACTTCTGCTGATTCTCCATTTCTACAAGCAACCCCAGCTGATAATCATTTCCGCAATTCCTATTGCATTGCCGGTACTGTTCACCATGGCCATTGCATTCTTCCTCTACGGAAGAATTAGTCTGTTCACGTTGTCCCTTTGGTTGTTGCTTCCAGGACACGCCTGCCAGATTATCACCCACGTATTTACCCGCTACTTCCACGAACGCGAAAAGAATCTGGGTCCCACCCTCAGTACCGAAAGCGCCATCCTCGGCATCATCCCCTCCGTAACGGCATCCTCCCTCATCATGGCAGGCTTGTTCATTTCGCTGGTGCTGGTACCGCTGCCGGGCCTGCAGGAATTCGGCATTCTCGGTGCCATCGGTAGCTTATTGAACTTGGCCGTCTGCCCGCTGATCAGTACCGCATTGCTACAGTTTCTCCAGCGAAAGAAACCATTCTTGGTTCACGTTCCTGTCTACGTAAAACGCAGAACCATCAAGATGCTCCCCAACAAGGTGAACTGGGCCATCATCATTATTCTGAGTGCAGTCAGCCTCTTTGGCATTATTTACAGTGGCGTAAACCTGAAGTTCCTTTACGATTTCAAGCAAACGGAAATCCAGCATAACCAGCAGGAAGTCATGAACCTGATTAAGGAAACAGGTTTCTCCCCCTACGATCCTGTCATTGTCATGTTGCCCGACTCCTCCTACAATGACGACATGATGCAGAACTTTCAACACCTGCAGGATCGCGGATCCGTTCCTGACTTAGGAAGAATCTACACCCAGTATCAATTCCTCCCCAAGGAATCTTCAAACAAGAGAGAACAAATCGAAAGACTTCGCGAATTGGTGGATGATGACGTCCTTAGCGCCATCGGATCCAAAGACAGCGCTTCTGTCGTAGAAATGCTGTACAACTACGAAAACGATGTCAAGGAATTCGAGCTTTCTGAAAACATCCGTCGCAAGTTCTCTGACAAGAACAGAAACTCTGGCGTATTCGCCTTCATCATTCCCAATGTTGACGCAAATAACGGTCTGGCCTGCCGCCGCATCAACAAGCAAGTTCGTCAACTGGAAGGTGTTCAGGATAAGAAGTTCAAGATTTGCGGAACCACCATTTTGCGAGCCTCCGTTTTGGATTTGATTCTAGCAAACATCGACAAGTCCATTGCGCTGGGAACAATCCTTTTGTGGTTCGTTCTGTTGCTTTTCTACAACAAACTGAGCAGGGCATTCTTCACCATGCTCCCCTCCATTTTTGCATTGAGCTGGGTGACCGTTGCAGTCTACATGTTCAACATCCATATTTCCGCCTATAGTTCCGTGGCCTTTGTTCTGCTGATTGGGGCTAGCGTTGATGGTTCTCTGCAGCTTTGGGACTCCTACTACGAAAAGCAGGACGGCACAGCCCTCACGATTTTGCAGACAAAATTTTCTTCTGTTCTTTTCGCACAGCTCGCCGCTCTGATCGGAAGCTTTGCCCTGCTATTTTCATCCCACCCTGGAATCAAGAGCATCGGCCAAATTTCTATGATTGGCATGATTTGTATCTTTGTTTCCCAGTTCTCGATTTATCCTCTCATTGCCGGAGCGCTGGACCAATACCGACTCCGCAAAAAGGCTCGCAAAGAAAATGAAAAACCTCTCCAATAG
- a CDS encoding BamA/TamA family outer membrane protein — MLACACLSFADVTDSTKTDAPKVEEKAQKETRLADYWIWPFENIIQPLLNGLIYPIAKPIDYIFTNGVVEKSIDLITFGENKNVLIYPSFNFKPGSSTMLGANYRHRNLFFEKDYTVLQMAYYANGDFDFTARYTKHNLFGSSVFAAFRYDLKFDRDHTFTLPETKTYFTQPDSSFKITGRFGRPLNKDGTLNLALQATLRYNDASLPDVNDSILVDDIYPIADHGLYQKGIQIPLELSILYDNLDNAFAPSKGSRIGFTGIYGLVGDYKGLDEAYAVEKSTKNHDYIRTELLFQHYFFLGSSKQYVLSASEARKNRKFYTDFSWDEALRIWKPENVFNTLFERRVIALQMLLIDVWELEEGGAPFNVMPTLNARTPLRGYGNSWDAHHLFSVSCEYRWPVDRFVDGVLFNEYALIAPEFDKWSLDKLYNSWGFGIRVRQPNMYLFRIQLGFHGLHGVNMVMTVAPEFK, encoded by the coding sequence GTGCTCGCATGTGCTTGTTTGTCGTTTGCCGACGTGACTGATTCCACGAAAACGGATGCTCCTAAGGTCGAAGAAAAAGCGCAGAAGGAAACCCGTTTAGCGGACTACTGGATTTGGCCTTTTGAAAATATTATCCAGCCTTTGCTGAACGGATTGATTTATCCCATTGCAAAACCCATTGACTACATCTTTACCAATGGCGTGGTGGAAAAATCCATTGACCTGATTACCTTCGGCGAGAACAAGAACGTTCTTATTTATCCCAGCTTTAACTTCAAGCCCGGTTCCAGCACCATGCTCGGAGCAAACTACCGTCACCGTAATCTGTTCTTCGAGAAGGACTACACGGTGCTCCAGATGGCCTACTACGCCAATGGTGATTTTGATTTTACAGCCCGATATACAAAGCATAACCTCTTTGGTTCCTCTGTATTTGCTGCTTTCAGGTATGATTTAAAATTCGACAGAGACCATACCTTTACCTTGCCTGAAACCAAGACTTATTTTACCCAGCCGGACTCGTCCTTCAAAATCACTGGGCGCTTTGGCCGTCCATTGAACAAGGATGGTACTTTGAACCTGGCTCTTCAGGCGACATTACGTTACAACGATGCGTCTTTGCCAGATGTAAACGACTCCATTCTTGTGGATGATATTTATCCAATTGCGGACCATGGCTTGTATCAGAAAGGAATCCAGATTCCTCTGGAACTGTCTATCTTGTACGATAATTTGGACAATGCCTTTGCACCTTCGAAGGGATCTCGTATTGGCTTTACAGGAATTTATGGACTTGTTGGCGACTATAAGGGCTTGGATGAAGCTTACGCTGTGGAAAAGTCTACCAAGAATCATGACTATATCCGCACGGAACTTTTGTTCCAGCATTATTTCTTCCTTGGCTCCTCGAAGCAGTATGTGCTAAGTGCTTCTGAAGCCCGTAAGAATCGAAAGTTCTATACGGATTTTTCCTGGGACGAAGCCTTGCGTATTTGGAAGCCGGAAAATGTGTTCAATACCTTGTTTGAAAGGCGTGTGATTGCTCTGCAGATGCTGCTTATCGATGTCTGGGAACTTGAGGAAGGAGGCGCACCCTTTAACGTGATGCCTACGCTTAATGCAAGAACGCCTCTTCGCGGTTATGGTAATTCCTGGGACGCCCATCATTTGTTCAGTGTTAGCTGTGAATACCGTTGGCCCGTGGACCGTTTTGTTGACGGCGTCTTGTTTAACGAGTATGCCTTGATTGCACCGGAATTTGACAAGTGGTCTTTGGACAAGTTGTATAATTCCTGGGGCTTCGGTATTCGTGTGCGTCAGCCTAACATGTACTTGTTCCGTATTCAGCTTGGATTCCACGGTCTCCATGGCGTGAACATGGTCATGACCGTGGCTCCGGAATTTAAGTAA